aactaacctgaactaacctgaactaacctgaactaacctgaactaacctgaactaacctgaactaacctgaactaacctgaactaacctgaactaacctgaactaacctgaactaacctgaactaacctgaactaacctgaactaacctgaactaacctgaactaacctgaactaacctgaactaacctgaactaacctgaactaacctgaactaacctgaactaacctgaactaacctgaactaacctgaactaacctgaactaacctgaactaacctgaactaacctgaactaacctgaactaacctgaactaacctgaactaacctgaactaacctgaactaacctgaactaacctgaactaacctgaactaacctgaactaacctgaactaacctgaactaacctgaactaacctgaactaacctgaactaacctgaactaacctgaactaacctgaactaacctgaactaacctgaactaacctgaactaacctgaactaacctgaactaacctgaactaacctgaactaacctgaactaacctgaactaacctgaactaacctgaactaacctgaactaacctgaactaacctgaactaacctgaactaacctgaactaacctgaactaacctgaactaacctgaactaacctgaactaacctgaactaacctgaactaacctgaactaacctgaactaacctgaactaacctgaactaacctgaactaacctgaactaacctgaactaacctgaactaacctgaactaacctgaactaacctgaactaacctgaactaacctgaactaacctgaactaacctgaactaacctgaactaacctgaactaacctgaactaacctgaactaacctgaactaacctgaactaacctgaactaacctgaactaacctgaactaacctgaactaacctgaactaacctgaactaacctgaactaacctgaactaacctgaactaacctgaactaacctgaactaacctgaactaacctgaactaacctgaactaacctgaactaacctgaactaacctgaactaacctgaactaacctgaactaacctgaactaacctgaactaacctgaactaacctgaactaacctgaactaacctgaactaacctgaactaacctgaactaacctgaactaacctgaactaacctgaactaacctgaactaacctgaactaacctgaactaacctgaactaacctgaactaacctgaactaacctgaactaacctgaactaacctgaactaacctgaactaacctgaactaacctgaactaacctgaactaacctgaactaacctgaactaacctgaactaacctgaactaacctgaactaacctgaactaacctgaactaacctgaactaacctgaactaacctgaactaacctgaactaacctgaactaacctgaactaacctgaactaacctgaactaacctgaactaacctgaactaacctgaactaacctgaactaacctgaactaacctgaactaacctgaactaacctgaactaacctgaactaacctgaactaacctgaactaacctgaactaacctgaactaacctgaactaacctgaactaacctgaactaacctgaactaacctgaactaacctgaactaacctgaactaacctgaactaacctgaactaacctgaactaacctgaactaacctgaactaacctgaactaacctgaactaacctgaactaacctgaactaacctgaactaacctgaactaacctgaactaacctgaactaacctgaactaacctgaactaacctgaactaacctgaactaacctgaactaacctgaactaacctgaactaacctgaactaacctgaactaacctgaactaacctgaactaacctgaactaacctgaactaacctgaactaacctgaactaacctgaactaacctgaactaacctgaactaacctgaactaacctgaactaacctgaactaacctgaactaacctgaactaacctgaactaacctgaactaacctgaactaacctgaactaacctgaactaacctgaactaacctgaactaacctgaactaacctgaactaacctgaactaacctgaactaacctgaactaacctgaactaacctgaactaacctgaactaacctgaactaacctgaactaacctgaactaacctgaactaacctgaactaacctgaactaacctgaactaacctgaactaacctgaactaacctgaactaacctgaactaacctgaactaacctgaactaacctgaactaacctgaactaacctgaactaacctgaactaacctgaactaacctgaactaacctgaactaacctgaactaacctgaactaacctgaactaacctgaactaacctgaactaacctgaactaacctgaactaacctgaactaacctgaactaacctgaactaacctgaactaacctgaactaacctgaactaacctgaactaacctgaactaacctgaactaacctgaactaacctgaactaacctgaactaacctgaactaacctgaactaacctgaactaacctgaactaacctgaactaacctgaactaacctgaactaacctgaactaacctgaactaacctgaactaacctgaactaacctgaactaacctgaactaacctgaactaacctgaactaacctgaactaacctgaactaacctgaactaacctgaactaacctgaactaacctgaactaacctgaactaacctgaactaacctgaactaacctgaactaacctgaactaacctgaactaacctgaactaacctgaactaacctgaactaacctgaactaacctgaactaacctgaactaacctgaactaacctgaactaacctgaactaatcctttatatgataccgaaatatgttgttaaaaacactagaaaaccactctgaaattactagaaaacccgagaagtatctctgaaatcagtaacaaacccgagagaatactacaaaatatcctaattctttatgaaatactctcaagttgtatcagaaacactagaaaactactttgaaagtatgagaaaacccgagaagtatctctagaatcagtaacaaacccgagagaatactacaaaatatcctaattctttatgaaatactctaaagttgtatcaaaacactagaaaactactttgaaagtatgagaaaacccgagaagtatctctaaaatcagtaacaaacccgagagaatcctacaaaatatcctaattctttatgaaatactctcaagttgtatcaaAAACACTACAAAACCACCgtgaaatttacagaaaacccGAGAAATAGTCTGaaactactctgaaattactagaaaactactttgaaagtatgagaaaacccgagaagtatctctgaaaataggaacaaacccgagagaatcctacaaaatatcctaattctttataaaaatactctatgatgttgttaaaaacactagaaaactactctgaaattcctagaaaacccgagaagtatctctgaaaataggaacaaacccgagaagtttACTAGAAATGTAAGAAATAGTCTCccaatatcctagcaaacccgagagaattctacaaaatatcctaattctttatgaaatactctcaagttgtatcagaaacactagaaaactactttgaaagtatgagaaaacccgagaagtatctctagaatcagtaacaaacccgagagaatactacaaaatatcctaattctttatgaaatactctaaagttgtatcaaaacactagaaaactactttgaaagtatgagaaaacccgagaagtatctctaaaatcagtaacaaacccgagagaatactacaaaatatcctaattctttataaaaatactctatgatgttgttaaaaacactagaaaactactctgaaattactagaaaactcgaaaagtgtcttaagtatcataacaaacccgagagaatcgtataaagtaaagaaacaccgaaaagtatctaaatttacgaagtttatactcggttagttcagatctcctttgtcattcttttaaaaaacaagaaaaagtgaaaagtatctcaatatcctaacacacccgagagaagcatagaaaagtacaagaaatatacgaagaaacagaaaagttgtttgtactcggttagttcagatctcctttgtccttttaagaaacaagaaaatataagcacacccgagagaatcctagaaaagtacaagaaacacacaaaagtgtcttaatccgaaataatctctaatgtaccaagtttctaaaattaccaagaaacacagaaaagagtccttttttttttttctagtttacactcggttagttcggatctcctttgttattttttaagaaacacaagaaatgtagaagtatctaaatattctcatcctttatgaaacactctaaagttgtatgaaaacacagttaaaactactttgaaaatactagcaaacccgagaagttactagaaaaagtaataaaagtatcccaaaatcgttacaattccgagagacttactagaaaaatgtaaaataatccctcaaaaatctcagaaactagaaaatgttcaagtctctacgaatcacacaccgaaaagtatctcaaatttcctagaagctcgaaaaagtatgttacagtcggttagtcttgttctttaagaaaaatgtcaaaatccgaaatagtctacgaatcatagcaaactacaagaaatatacaaaagtacctaaatctacgaagaaacagaaaaagtgtttgtactcggttagttcagatctcccttgttctataagaaacgctagaaaagggaaaagtgaaaagtgtgtcttaatatcctagcaaacccgagagaagcatagaaaagtacgaaaatatcctaatccttctaaaataattcaaaatgtcaaaattctagaagaatacgagaaacgtacaaaagcatctaaatttacgaagtttgtacgcggttagttcggatctcctttgtcttataagaaataataatctcaaatagtaacaaacccgagaagttagtagaaaataagaaataagcccTACGAATCATAAGAATACAAAGAAATACATAGATATCCTAAGCCACCCGAAAGAGTCATAGAAGAATttaaagaaacaccgaaaagtatctaaatctacgaagttacTGAAAAAGTTCgtgtctcctttgtcattcttttaagaaacacaagaaatgtaaaagtatctaaatatcctgatcctttatgaaatacctaaatatgttgtgaaaacactcgaaaaaaaataagaaatagtctctctaatctaagcaaacccgagagacttactagaaaagggaaaaaagtctccacggatcgtaagaatctaagaaacacagtaaagtatctcgattcgtcaagaaagtgttataagaatcctagctaacttgagaaatatactagaagacgcataaaaatatcctaattcgtaataatccgacaccgaagttctaagaaacactagaaatacccaaatcctactcaaaatatataaaatccgagagacgccagaaaaagtaaaaaagtctacgaatcctagctaacacaggaaaatcttacgaagaaagaaagagtgtttataatcggttagttttgttctttaagaaaaaatgtcaaaaacagtcaagtatctaattatcctagcaagtcctagaaaagtacgaggaaacacaaaagtatcctaatccttcaagaaatactaaattatgttgttaaaaatcactagaaaactcgacaagtctctcaaaatcagtacaaacccgagagagagagaagcatagaaaagtacaagaaatatacaaaaaatcaagtgtctatactcggttagtttaggtctcctttgttgtcttaatccgaaatgatctctaaatatcctagctaacgcgaagtcatataaaagcacaaagaatgtacgaagtatcctaaatcctttttctagtttatactcggttagttcagatttctctttagtctttaagaaacataaaaaatgtcgAAGTACCTAAATATCTTATCAAACTCAAAAAATCCTATAAGAATACcagaaacatacaaaagtgtctaaatctacgaagttacagaaaagttgtttttactcgattagttcagatctctctttagtctttaagaaaacacaagaaatgtaaaagtctccacgaatcgttacaaatccaagaaaagcacaaaaatgtctaaaagtacagttactcaaagaaatatctcaaattacaaaaaagtgtttgtactcggttagttcggatctcctttgtcattttttaaaaaacactaggaaagtgaaaagtatctcaatatcctagcaaatccgatcgaaagttccgtaaagtacactagaaatcctagaaaactactctaattatatgaggaaacacgaaaagtatcagtacaatcctgacaagttactggaaaaagtgaataaagtatccaagtcactaagaaacacagaaaaagagttcttttcttcgttatcggttagtgtcgtcctttaagaaaatacgagaaatgtcgaaaataatgtgtgatcgtgtaaaatccacaagataataataagtataagtttctgtaaaataatagaaaacacgaaagtatctcaaatcacacaaaagagttctttcttttgtttataatcggttagtttaggtctcctttgtcatatttaagaaacacaaaaaatgtccaagtatctaatcctagaaattcctaaaagtacgaagaaaagcgtctaaaattacaaaagtgcaagtttctggaaattcctagaaatataattaagtatccaaatttacgaagataccgtaaaaagtcgtttatactcggttagttcagatttcccttgttctataaaaagcacaagaaatctagaaatatctaagaatcctaggaaacacaagaaatgtgaaaaagtatgcaaatatcccataatacaagaaacttcacagtgtctaattttaaataaagacgaaaaagtatgttttagtcGGTTAGGTTTGCTAGTCTTATAAATgcacaaagaatcaaaaatagtgtttatcgtCGGTTAGTATAGATCTCgcgtgttctataagaaatccaaatatcctagctgacacgtaaaatgcaataaaagcatctaaattactaagaatccgagaaatcacataaaagtactaaatcacgaagaagcactgaaaagtatctcaattcATTAAGTACTCTAAGAATTGTAGcaaatccaagaaatatctaattatcccataaaagtacaaatatactaaagtatcttaatccttctaaaatccaaagaaagtcttgtcttgtaaagttactctagaaattcaaaatattcgaagaatcacagcaaatccatcaagtcccataagagcacaaatgtagttactcgaaaaagtatcctaaatcacgaagaagcactgaaaatgtctaaaatccCAATAATGTGCGAAATCCCtaaatcacagaaaatatcaaaagtactatgaaaagtacaattactccaaaagttgtttcttctcggttagttcgggtttcttttgttctttgaagAATCGCAAGAAATCTCGTAAAGtatcataatttactaaaatacaagaaaagacaataAGAATCCCAAttcactaagaaacacagaaaagtataaaagtagtcggaagctgtgaaatccccaaggaattcaaaaagttctcttttttattttagttccggttagtACGGGTTTATTTCGTCTCTAgtagaaataatcaaaaatgtgtctaattgaagaaatccttaaaaagtgcaagtttctgttaattcctagaaatataagaaagcgtctaaatatcctagcaaatccgaaaatcatctcgattactaagaatcacgaaaatgtacaaatagtcgaaaagtgtgaaattctctacaaaagacgaaaagtatctaaatttacgaagaatcgtAGAAATGCTAAAAGTAccgtaaaatccctaaaagtctcaaaaattactaagttattaaaagtatgaagAATCATAggaaagtgttgttttagttagttagttcgggtttcctttgtctcttcaaaattacaaaaagtggaaatcatagaatatatctaaaaagtaccgtgaaaagcacagttatccgaaaagtcgtttataatcggttagtacggatctcctttgttctttaagaaatcacacgaaaagtagaaaaaagtccaaaaagttcaagttcctatcaaaatcatacaaaatgcaaaaagagtctaattctagaaatccttaaaaagtacaaagttcccatgaatcctacaaaatccatataaattgcagaaagttcaaatctctgtaaaatgtccaaatcatagtaaattcctaaaatcacagaaaagtattcttttgttacaagtccggttagtttcgtttcttttcaaaatacgcAAATAGTGTCTAATCCTAGCTAAATCgacaaaatgtgaaaaatgttagaatctatgaaaagtacaagaaatgacaaagttactgtgaattcctaagaaatgtctaaaagtGCAATTCTCTttaagaatcctagaaaagtgttACAGTTActaaaaatgtcgaaaaagttcaagttcctaaaattacaagaaaaagtggaaatcatagaaatatccataaaaatcccaatacttccaaatttataagaagtgtgaagaatcctagaaaatcatcaagttactcgaaaagtgttgttagttatgtttcccttcttttcttttaaaacttccaaattcgtctcttctcccttcttctcaagaatagtcgattcctatgttcttataaaatcacgcggaaataaaataagcaaatcctagctaacctgagaattccttcaaattgtacaaaaagtgtgctcctgtaaattcctagtcgTACTGTTtcagtcagttaattcaatttcctttgagaatcctagaaaatcatcaagttacgaaaaaataatctaatcctagctaacctgagaaattatcctttaatccatccatcctttaaattgttcacttcgagtcaattttgtctcttctaagaaatatcatcaatcccttaaaattacaaagaaataaattaaataatcaaatcctgtacgtatctgttaattcctagaaaatattcagttacaagatactatgaaattcccaaaaagtgttgttttagtcgaTTACTCATGTCTCGTTTCAAGTCATCACGAAGAGATACTGAAAAATAGCAGAGTTACTataaatcctaaaattgcaagaaatagtCGCAATTTATCTTCGTTtagtcagttaattcaatctcctttgagaatcatagaaaagtcgtgaaaagtgtctaaaaggtagtttccgtaaattcctaagaagtttcaaaaagtgctgttttcctcaaaaatcttaaataatgttgaatcactataaattcctaaaatgcaagaaatagtcgaaatttatcttcttttaaaatttattgttttagttcagttttcattaaattatgcaagttcctataattactttgtttCAATCAGTTGATTCACACTCTTCAAGAATAGCTGTTATCTTCCAAAGTtgtataatcggttagttagGGTTTATTGGGTTTCTTTTCAGAATCCTAGAAAGCtcaagtttttgtaaattccttCGAAATGGTATTTCAATTATGTAGTTCCAATTGAATGCAGTTTCTTCAGAAGTCCCAGAAATCACACAAATGTTCAAGTATCTGTATATTCCTTCGAAGTAGTGATTTAATCATGTAATTCCTATTTCTCCAATAATCCTAGAAGTCACACAATTGCCCAAGTTTCTTCTTAATTCCTAAAAGCACTAGAAGTTACTGTTTTAgatagttagttcagatctccttgttttctttctatttcaataattCCGAAATATCCGATTCAATCATCAATACTAGTACCTATTTCCACCATCTCACATCTTCCTtatattccagtaatttcaCACTATCCTATATCAATCTAATCCCTTCATAATATCTTCTGCACGTTTCGATACTTATCCCCTTTCcatcaaatccaaagaaatacaGTAATATCCATCCTTCCTTTCTAATCCCATCTCTTCTCCTAAAATCACATCCTTTCTATTCAATACATCTCTCAAGCTACATCCAAATAGATTCACAAATATCCTACATTTCTTATAATATCCATATCATCCGTTACTTTCCTCTAATATCTATCATTCCTATAGTTCGTTCATCTTTCCCTATGTTCTCATAAGTTAGATTAGTTATCCCCATCGCCTAATATCTCTCTCAAATTCAATACTAGTATCTCTATTCTCCTCATTCCCCACGCTGTAATATCTACAGTCTTCTTATAATATAGTCATCGGACCTATAATCCTTCTCGATAATCATCAATATATCCTTCTAAtctagtaaaatatcaatgttcTCATAGTTCTCTTAATAATCCATCATCTAGCTATCAATACACACTCTTATCTCTCTCTCATTTATCTAATACTTCACCATCCTCTATAAATCTcacagttcttttaataatccatccgCTTCCTATCTCCCCGAATGCCTAAATCATCCGTCTCTCAGTACTTCCCTATCCGTCAGGAATATAATCTCATAATAATATCCCATCGATGTCTCTTCTAGTAGTTCCTTCTCTACAGTTCTTATAAATTCCGTATCTAGTTCCCTccttcctaaaatatctctcatAGCTATCCTTTCTATGCTCAGTAAATCATCTAGTCCCATCTAAATAGTCTTCTCTCAAAGTTACTCATAGTGGCTCTCCTATAAATCCTTCACAAATAGCTCTCTTACTATCAAAGTTCAGTTACTTCCTTCCTTCATCCCCATCTCCTATCCCTATAATAATAGTTCCTTCACTATCTCTCCCTCTCACATCTTCTAATATCTCTTAATCCATCCCTTTCCTAGTTCTCTTCACTCTCTCTAATCCCTACAAGCCCCCGCTTGCGAGTtcccttggaaatatctccgaaTCCTTCCCTATATCCTCCCACCACATCCCAGTTCTctagtaatatcaatacttcctTCCCTAGTCCCCCATCAGTACACTTCCCTTCTTTCCAATCTCTCCCCTTCACCCTTTCCAGCTCATCTCTTTCCGTACCTTCTCTTATCCCCGCTATATCACTATAATCCCCTTCTCACTAATCCCCTATTCATCATCCCTTTTAATAATATCTACACACTCTTGTCCCTCATCCCTATTCCTCCGTCTCGCTTCTTAATCCCTTCCTCTCTCAATCTCTAGTTAGCTTACTCCTATCCATCATCCTCTACTCCCCCCGTTGGAATACTCCGCtccctcatcgttcgtccccctttgtatcaatactctcttcccacaccaataatagcaatacttctttcccccaatgttctagtactcctgtccctcatcgttcgtccccgattgtatcaatactttcttccctcaatgtaatatcaatacttctTTCCCTAATGTTCAAGAATtcctatccttcatcccttccCCGTGAAAGTTCTAATACTCCTTTCCCACATCCCCCTTCTCCAGAGTTCACAAATTCccatccttcatccctttcccttcccaattcaaatactcctttccctcatcCCTATAGTCCCCCTTTCCCCTCTCGCACCTTCTTAGCTCCCTTCCTAGTCCCCCAGTTCTCATCCCATTCCCCCATCCTTTCCTCGTTCCTTTTCCATCCCCTTCATAATCCCACCTTCCTTCCAAAAGCCTTCAATCCCCCTCCCTCTCTCTTATCCTCCCTTTTCCCAAGCTCttcttatccttcatcccttctaaaatactcaccttctagccttccttccctttcctttaaagccccccttccttcatccctca
The nucleotide sequence above comes from Euwallacea similis isolate ESF13 chromosome 16, ESF131.1, whole genome shotgun sequence. Encoded proteins:
- the LOC136414174 gene encoding uncharacterized protein, with protein sequence MFKNSYPSSLPRESSNTPFPHPPSPEFTNSHPSSLSLPNSNTPFPHPYSPPFPSRTFLAPFLVPQFSSHSPILSSFLFHPLHNPTFLPKAFNPPPSLLSSLFPSSSYPSSLLKYSPSSLPSLSFKAPLPSSLIKAPIPPPS